One genomic segment of Ferrimonas sp. YFM includes these proteins:
- a CDS encoding TonB-dependent receptor, with protein sequence MFRNLVALAVAATLPAPLLAAEEAAVERIEVVGSRIALRTATDSAAPVDIISAEDLAATGQLETAKALQFAAPSYSFPFSSVTDGTDAVRPANLRGMSPDHTLVLVNGKRRHTTALVHLSGTVGKGSSNVDLNAIPMSAIKRIEILRDGAAAQYGSDAIAGVINVVLKDADQGGSISTHLGQTYEGDGEQVRIGLNHGMQFGNEGFLNLSLESHHKNPTNRAGNDPRQQYPELADGSPDPREETFDRNNHHVGDSDYQNYGLFLNAGTAISGDDQLYFFGGYSERESTSGAFYRRARDSRNVPEIYPDGFLPQINPEIIDASLLVGYEFEVGEWSLDASAGYGQNSFEYRVKNSLNASLGPTSQTEFDAGKLTTNELNLNIDASRYYDFVNDSELVVALGASWRNSGYKVEAGEEASYIRGDYQGKSGGSQGFGGFTPESAVDEDRHNLGLYLELENQYSDQFYWAAAARYEDYSDFGSNTSWKLAGRWDFTDSLALRATTNTGFRAPSVQQLYFTNISTFFDPDPVTGEFVPRESGTFNTLAPITQALGVNELEPEISHSYSLGLVYSHDSGLTVTLDAYRIDVDDRIILSGSVDKESSPQIEALFAGTNAESARFFINGLDTRTQGLDLVATQEFDLGSWGELKANLAYAYNDTEIQSVNLPTILSGQEEQLFDRREEIRATDANLHHKGNIGFTHSLKDLTTHLRFSYFGTYTVGYSRSEVKYDAKWTTDLSASYALTDDLTLTAGAQNLFDTYPEKRPEDNNFNGIFVYPLTNTPFGFNGGYYYMDLTYRY encoded by the coding sequence ATGTTTAGAAACCTTGTTGCGTTGGCTGTCGCAGCAACCCTGCCAGCCCCCCTGTTGGCCGCCGAAGAGGCCGCTGTTGAACGTATCGAAGTGGTGGGCTCCCGCATCGCCCTGCGCACCGCCACCGACTCTGCCGCCCCGGTAGACATCATCTCCGCCGAAGACCTGGCCGCCACCGGTCAGCTGGAAACCGCCAAGGCGCTGCAGTTTGCCGCCCCCAGCTACAGTTTCCCCTTCTCCTCGGTCACCGACGGCACCGACGCGGTTCGCCCCGCCAACCTGCGCGGCATGTCCCCGGATCACACCCTGGTGCTGGTCAACGGCAAACGCCGCCACACCACCGCCCTGGTGCACCTCTCCGGCACCGTGGGCAAGGGTTCCTCCAACGTGGATCTGAACGCCATCCCCATGTCCGCCATCAAGCGCATCGAAATTCTCCGTGACGGTGCCGCCGCCCAGTACGGCTCCGACGCCATCGCCGGGGTGATCAACGTGGTGCTCAAGGACGCCGACCAGGGAGGCAGCATCAGCACCCACCTGGGCCAGACTTACGAAGGTGACGGTGAGCAGGTGCGCATCGGCCTGAATCACGGCATGCAGTTTGGCAACGAGGGCTTCCTGAACCTCTCTCTGGAGAGCCATCACAAGAACCCCACAAACCGCGCCGGTAACGACCCCCGCCAGCAGTACCCTGAGCTGGCCGACGGCAGCCCGGATCCCCGCGAGGAGACCTTCGACCGCAACAACCACCATGTGGGTGACAGCGACTACCAGAACTACGGCCTGTTCCTCAACGCCGGCACCGCCATCAGTGGCGACGACCAGCTGTACTTCTTCGGCGGCTACTCCGAGCGTGAGTCCACCTCCGGCGCCTTCTACCGCCGCGCCAGAGACAGCCGCAACGTACCGGAGATCTACCCCGACGGCTTCCTGCCCCAGATCAACCCCGAGATCATCGACGCCTCCCTACTGGTGGGTTATGAATTCGAGGTGGGCGAATGGAGCCTGGATGCCTCCGCCGGTTATGGCCAAAACAGCTTCGAGTACCGGGTAAAGAACAGCCTGAACGCCTCTTTGGGCCCCACCAGCCAAACCGAATTCGATGCGGGTAAGCTGACCACCAACGAGCTCAACCTCAACATCGACGCCTCCCGCTACTATGACTTCGTCAACGACTCCGAACTGGTGGTCGCCCTGGGCGCCAGCTGGCGCAACAGCGGCTATAAAGTGGAAGCCGGTGAGGAAGCCTCCTACATCCGCGGCGATTACCAGGGCAAATCCGGTGGCAGCCAGGGCTTTGGCGGCTTCACTCCCGAGTCTGCGGTAGACGAGGACCGTCACAACCTGGGGCTCTACCTGGAGCTGGAAAACCAGTACAGCGACCAGTTCTACTGGGCCGCCGCCGCCCGTTACGAGGACTACTCTGACTTTGGCAGCAACACCAGCTGGAAGCTGGCGGGGCGCTGGGACTTCACCGATTCCCTGGCGCTGCGTGCCACCACCAACACCGGCTTCCGCGCCCCCAGCGTGCAGCAGCTGTACTTCACCAACATCTCCACCTTCTTCGACCCGGATCCGGTCACCGGCGAGTTTGTGCCCCGTGAGTCCGGCACCTTCAACACCCTGGCGCCCATCACCCAGGCCCTGGGTGTAAATGAGCTGGAGCCGGAGATCTCCCACTCCTACAGCCTGGGTCTGGTGTACAGCCACGACAGCGGCCTGACCGTCACCCTGGATGCCTACCGCATCGATGTGGACGATCGCATCATCCTCTCCGGCTCGGTGGACAAGGAGTCCTCCCCACAAATTGAAGCCCTGTTCGCCGGCACCAACGCCGAGTCTGCCCGCTTCTTCATCAACGGCCTGGACACCCGCACCCAGGGCCTGGACCTGGTGGCCACCCAGGAGTTTGACCTGGGCAGCTGGGGTGAGCTGAAAGCCAACCTGGCTTACGCCTACAACGACACCGAGATTCAGTCGGTGAACCTGCCCACCATCTTGAGTGGCCAGGAGGAGCAGCTGTTCGACCGCAGAGAGGAGATCCGCGCCACCGACGCCAACCTGCACCATAAGGGCAACATCGGCTTCACCCACAGCTTGAAGGATCTGACTACCCACCTGAGGTTCAGCTACTTCGGCACCTACACCGTGGGCTACTCCCGCTCCGAGGTGAAATATGACGCCAAGTGGACCACGGATCTCAGTGCCAGCTATGCCCTGACCGATGACCTGACCCTGACCGCCGGTGCTCAGAACCTGTTTGACACCTATCCGGAAAAGCGCCCAGAGGACAACAACTTCAACGGCATCTTCGTCTACCCGCTCACCAACACCCCCTTCGGGTTCAATGGCGGTTACTACTACATGGACCTGACCTACAGGTACTAA
- a CDS encoding efflux RND transporter permease subunit encodes MTTNLTKLALKRPVTITMAFLAMLLMGLVSSRLLPLEMFPGLEIPQIMVEVPYQGASPQEVERGITTVLEESLATLSDVKSMRSHSTENGAFIEMRFDWGVPIATKTVEARERLDSVRHLLPTDVERVLLRQFSTADMPIYTLRISSKRDLSGAYDLLESQLKRPLERLPGVSQVTLYGVDKPRIEIRVDADALATMGINPDKLQQRLNQENFTLSGGTLRSQQTLWQLSPKGEFRSVSEIENLVLRPGLRLGDVAEIGYTQAERIDGRHLNRAYAIGLDIFKESGANLVEVADRVTKVIDQANDNPQFQGIELFSMDDQAQGVKSSLHDLLMAGLIGAGLSFGVLFLFLRNIPMTLIVVVSVPISIAITLAAMYLMNYSLNILSMMGLLLAVGMLIDNSVVVTESVLQAQESGKYKDTKDAILAGVNKVALAVMAGTLTTIIVFLPNIFGTKVQLTMFLEHVAIAICISLLASLLLAKTLLPLLLSRLKGLKSSPKGSSHHPRYRKWLTRCLEWPKTSGIIALVLLGSTALPISQVKMADDDDDNTRLYLRYHLQENQPVAVTEAMVDRVEEYLFANQEELGFDSIYSYYATDNATTTLIMREELPADIESIKQTIRDNMPRLANAEPEFGWGGGDDSGMRITLTGRSTTVLMELAEQLVPLMNRIEGLEDVRSDAGAGQQELVVQFDRQLLSRLGLEVSDAAQTLALAVRGQNLRSFRHDPSGEIQIFLAWERQWRDSLQQLKQLPIVRDGERVYTLEMLASIDSQPQLQGIRHFNRQTALTIGGNVEDRSMDEVREDLTKVLDSIHWPPGYEYSFGGGFRQQQDSEQIMMINMLLAIAMIYIVMAALFESLLLPTAVITSILFSITGVYWTFMVLGQDMSIMGMIGILILMGVVVNNGIVLVDQINQREPDIDRLKQAIIEAAASRLRPVLMTVATTVLGLVPLALNDTRLAGGGPSYTPMALAIIGGLLFSTVTSLFLVPYCYLLLSRMRHFYAQRCARIKQWSDDKLPNWM; translated from the coding sequence ATGACCACTAATCTGACCAAGCTGGCGCTGAAGAGGCCGGTGACCATCACCATGGCCTTCCTGGCGATGCTGCTGATGGGGCTGGTCTCCAGCCGACTGCTGCCCCTGGAGATGTTTCCCGGCCTGGAGATCCCCCAGATCATGGTGGAGGTACCCTACCAGGGCGCCTCACCCCAGGAGGTGGAGCGCGGCATCACCACGGTGCTGGAGGAGTCCCTGGCCACCCTGAGTGATGTCAAGAGCATGCGCTCCCACTCCACCGAGAATGGCGCCTTTATCGAGATGCGCTTCGACTGGGGTGTGCCCATCGCCACCAAGACGGTGGAAGCCAGGGAACGGCTGGACTCGGTGCGTCATTTGCTGCCCACCGACGTCGAGCGGGTGCTGCTGCGCCAGTTCTCTACCGCAGACATGCCCATCTATACCCTGAGGATCTCCTCCAAGCGGGATCTCAGCGGCGCCTATGATCTGCTGGAGAGTCAGCTCAAGCGTCCTCTGGAGCGCCTGCCCGGCGTCTCCCAGGTCACCCTCTACGGTGTGGACAAGCCCCGCATCGAGATTCGCGTCGATGCCGATGCCCTGGCCACCATGGGGATCAATCCTGACAAGCTGCAACAGCGCCTGAACCAGGAGAACTTCACCCTCAGCGGCGGCACCCTGCGCAGCCAGCAGACCCTGTGGCAACTCTCGCCTAAAGGGGAGTTTCGCAGCGTCAGTGAAATCGAGAATCTGGTGCTGCGCCCCGGCCTGCGCCTGGGTGATGTGGCCGAGATTGGCTACACCCAGGCAGAGCGCATCGATGGCCGCCACCTCAATCGCGCCTACGCCATCGGCCTGGACATCTTCAAGGAGTCCGGCGCCAACCTGGTGGAGGTGGCCGACCGGGTCACCAAGGTGATCGACCAGGCCAACGACAACCCCCAGTTCCAGGGCATCGAGCTGTTCTCCATGGACGACCAGGCCCAGGGGGTAAAAAGCTCCCTGCATGACCTGCTGATGGCCGGCCTGATAGGCGCAGGCCTCTCCTTCGGGGTGCTGTTCCTGTTCCTGCGCAACATCCCCATGACCCTGATTGTGGTGGTGTCCGTGCCCATCTCCATCGCCATCACCCTGGCGGCCATGTACCTGATGAACTACAGCCTCAACATCCTGTCGATGATGGGTTTGCTGCTGGCGGTAGGCATGCTGATCGACAACTCTGTGGTGGTCACCGAGTCGGTGCTGCAGGCTCAGGAGAGCGGCAAGTATAAGGACACCAAGGACGCGATTCTGGCTGGGGTCAACAAGGTAGCCCTGGCCGTAATGGCCGGCACCCTGACTACCATCATCGTGTTTCTGCCGAACATCTTCGGTACCAAGGTGCAGCTGACCATGTTCCTGGAGCATGTGGCCATCGCCATCTGCATCTCCCTGCTGGCCTCCCTGTTGCTGGCCAAGACCCTGCTGCCCCTGCTGCTCTCCCGCCTCAAGGGACTGAAATCCAGCCCCAAAGGCAGCAGCCACCACCCCAGATACCGCAAGTGGCTGACCCGCTGCCTGGAGTGGCCCAAGACCTCGGGAATCATCGCCCTGGTGTTGCTTGGCAGCACCGCCCTGCCCATCAGTCAGGTCAAGATGGCGGACGATGACGACGACAACACCCGTCTCTACCTGCGCTACCACCTGCAGGAGAACCAGCCGGTGGCGGTCACCGAAGCCATGGTGGACAGAGTGGAGGAGTACCTGTTTGCCAACCAGGAGGAGCTGGGTTTTGACAGCATCTACAGCTACTACGCCACAGACAACGCCACCACCACCCTGATCATGCGCGAAGAGCTGCCTGCAGACATCGAGTCCATCAAGCAGACCATCCGCGACAACATGCCCAGGCTGGCCAACGCCGAGCCTGAGTTTGGCTGGGGCGGTGGTGATGACAGCGGCATGAGGATCACCCTCACTGGTCGCTCCACCACGGTGTTGATGGAGCTGGCGGAGCAGCTGGTGCCCCTGATGAACCGCATCGAAGGACTGGAAGATGTGCGCTCCGACGCCGGTGCCGGCCAGCAGGAGCTGGTGGTGCAGTTTGACCGCCAACTGCTCTCCCGCCTGGGGCTGGAGGTCAGCGACGCCGCCCAGACCCTGGCCCTGGCGGTGCGTGGCCAGAACCTGCGCTCCTTCCGCCACGACCCCAGCGGCGAGATTCAGATCTTCCTCGCCTGGGAGCGCCAGTGGCGTGATTCACTGCAGCAGCTCAAGCAGCTGCCCATAGTCCGAGACGGAGAGCGGGTCTACACCCTGGAGATGCTGGCCAGCATCGACAGCCAGCCCCAGTTGCAGGGGATTCGCCACTTCAACCGCCAGACCGCCCTGACCATCGGCGGCAACGTCGAGGACCGCTCCATGGATGAGGTGCGTGAAGACCTGACCAAGGTGCTGGACTCCATCCACTGGCCCCCCGGCTACGAGTACAGCTTCGGCGGCGGCTTCCGTCAGCAGCAGGACAGCGAGCAGATCATGATGATCAACATGCTGCTGGCCATCGCCATGATCTACATTGTGATGGCGGCGCTGTTCGAATCCCTGCTTCTGCCCACGGCAGTGATCACCTCCATCCTGTTCTCCATCACCGGGGTCTACTGGACCTTCATGGTGCTGGGGCAGGATATGTCCATCATGGGGATGATCGGCATCCTGATCCTGATGGGGGTGGTGGTGAACAACGGCATCGTGCTGGTGGACCAGATCAACCAGAGAGAGCCGGACATCGACCGTCTCAAGCAGGCGATCATCGAGGCGGCCGCCTCCCGTCTGCGACCGGTGCTGATGACGGTGGCCACCACGGTGCTGGGGCTGGTGCCTCTGGCCCTGAATGACACCCGCCTGGCCGGCGGCGGCCCCTCCTACACCCCCATGGCCCTGGCCATCATCGGCGGTCTGCTGTTCTCCACCGTCACCAGCCTGTTCCTGGTGCCCTACTGCTACCTGCTGCTCAGTCGCATGCGTCACTTCTACGCCCAGCGCTGCGCCCGCATCAAGCAGTGGAGCGACGACAAACTGCCCAACTGGATGTAA
- a CDS encoding efflux RND transporter permease subunit gives MGIINTSVKRPVTVWMFILAIVMFGLVGLSRLSVNLLPDMSYPTLTVRTLYPGAAPAEVEQLVSKPIEESVGVVKGLRQVSSTSRAGLSDVHLEFEWGTDMDLAALDSREKLDAIELPLDVDKPLILRFNPNLDPIVRLAVTTEESNEAALVQMRTWVEEELKRTLETVPGVASVRPSGGLEQEVQILIDQQKMAQLNLTAAQLIERIRSENLNLSAGKLTQGDQELLIRTLNQFQNLEELRQMVVYRDDQRQVRLFEVAQVKDSFKERDNIARSQGQEAVELAIYKEGDANTVAVAQALKAKLKTLEEETPYPINLLYDQSRFIENAVNEVTSAALVGAVLAMAVIFLFLGQLKPTMIISLSIPVSVIATFNLMYFAGISLNIMSLGGIALAVGLLVDNAIVVLENIDRRRRLGDDLHQAAEKGTREVSGAIVASTLTTLAVFVPLIFVDGIAGQLFADQAMTVTFALIASLLVALSAIPMLSSRKGIELKVNQNSQPKAKPTTRWGKVRHHAATVFSFPFVLLFSYIPSLLIGVVMVVVRALRKLFALLLTPVLWGFDRLYGALSWAYPKLLNLALSARVLTLGVAVAVTALAFSLAPRLGMELIPPMNQGEFYLEVQLPPGTEVSHTDKVLRHLADSLMDDEAVDKVYSQAGSGGLLSSASQIGGENWGRLQVVLSDASQQVRVMSALRHSASRIPDLEYSAQSPELFSFKTPLELEISGYDLDMLGLASGQVAATLAQSDRFKDIQNSLKEGQPELTIRFDHAKLASLGLTAPDVANRVASVIGGSVASRYTVRDRKIDILVRALPAQRDQHEDLASLIVNPGSERPIALDAVATIKEEIGPASINRIAQQRVAIVSANLAYGSLKEGVDAASTLLDSLSLPPGTSIQFGGQNEEMEHSLNSLYIALGLAVFLVYLVMASQFESLLHPLLILAAVPMALAGSVYGLWLTGTHISVIVFIGLIMLAGIVVNNAIVLVDRINQLRQEGVERGQAIMEAAHSRLRPILMTTLTTTLGLAPMAIGLGEGAEMRAPMAITVIAGLMISTLLTLVVLPVLYSLFDNKQFAMEGQHDH, from the coding sequence ATGGGAATCATCAACACCTCAGTCAAACGTCCGGTCACCGTCTGGATGTTCATCCTGGCCATCGTCATGTTCGGCCTGGTGGGCCTGAGTCGCCTCAGCGTCAACCTGCTGCCGGACATGAGCTACCCCACCCTGACGGTGCGCACCCTTTATCCGGGGGCTGCCCCGGCGGAAGTGGAGCAGCTGGTCAGCAAGCCCATCGAAGAATCCGTGGGCGTGGTCAAGGGGCTGCGCCAGGTCTCCTCCACCTCCAGAGCCGGTCTGTCCGACGTTCACCTGGAGTTCGAGTGGGGCACAGACATGGATCTGGCCGCCTTGGACAGCCGCGAGAAGCTGGATGCCATCGAGCTGCCCCTGGATGTGGATAAGCCGCTGATTCTGCGCTTTAACCCCAACCTGGACCCCATAGTCCGTCTGGCGGTCACCACCGAGGAGAGCAACGAAGCCGCCCTGGTGCAGATGCGCACCTGGGTGGAAGAGGAGCTCAAACGCACCCTGGAAACCGTACCCGGTGTGGCCTCGGTGCGCCCCTCCGGCGGTCTGGAGCAGGAGGTGCAGATCCTCATCGACCAACAAAAGATGGCTCAGCTCAACCTCACCGCCGCCCAACTGATTGAGCGCATTCGCAGCGAAAACCTCAACCTGTCCGCCGGCAAGCTGACCCAGGGGGATCAGGAGCTGCTGATCCGCACCCTCAATCAGTTCCAGAACCTGGAGGAGCTGCGCCAGATGGTGGTCTATCGCGACGACCAGCGCCAGGTGCGCCTGTTCGAGGTGGCCCAGGTCAAAGACAGCTTCAAGGAGCGGGACAACATCGCCCGCAGCCAGGGCCAGGAAGCGGTGGAGCTGGCCATCTACAAGGAGGGGGACGCCAACACCGTTGCGGTGGCCCAGGCCCTGAAGGCCAAGCTCAAAACCCTGGAGGAGGAGACCCCCTACCCCATCAACCTGCTCTACGATCAGTCCCGCTTCATTGAGAATGCGGTCAACGAGGTGACCAGCGCCGCCCTGGTGGGCGCCGTGCTGGCCATGGCGGTGATCTTCCTGTTCCTGGGCCAGCTCAAGCCCACCATGATCATCTCCCTCTCCATCCCGGTGTCGGTGATCGCCACCTTCAACCTGATGTACTTCGCCGGCATCAGCCTCAACATCATGTCCCTCGGTGGCATCGCCCTGGCGGTGGGCCTGCTGGTGGACAACGCCATCGTGGTACTGGAGAACATCGACCGTCGCCGTCGCCTGGGAGATGACCTGCATCAGGCCGCCGAGAAGGGTACCCGGGAAGTGAGTGGCGCCATCGTCGCCTCCACCCTCACCACCCTGGCGGTGTTTGTGCCGCTGATTTTTGTCGACGGCATCGCCGGTCAGCTATTTGCCGATCAGGCGATGACGGTCACCTTCGCCCTGATCGCCTCTCTACTGGTGGCCCTGTCCGCCATCCCCATGCTCTCCTCCCGCAAGGGGATTGAGCTCAAGGTCAATCAAAACAGCCAGCCCAAGGCCAAGCCCACCACCCGCTGGGGCAAGGTGCGCCACCATGCGGCGACGGTGTTCAGCTTCCCCTTCGTGCTGCTGTTCTCCTATATTCCCAGCCTGTTGATTGGGGTGGTGATGGTGGTGGTTCGCGCCCTGCGCAAGCTGTTCGCCCTGCTGCTGACTCCGGTGCTCTGGGGCTTTGACCGCCTCTACGGCGCCCTCTCCTGGGCCTACCCCAAGCTGCTGAACCTGGCCCTGAGTGCCCGGGTGCTGACTCTGGGCGTGGCGGTGGCGGTCACCGCCCTGGCCTTCTCCCTGGCCCCGCGCCTGGGTATGGAGCTGATCCCCCCCATGAACCAGGGGGAGTTCTACCTGGAGGTGCAACTGCCACCGGGCACCGAGGTCAGTCACACCGACAAGGTGCTGCGCCACCTGGCGGACAGCCTGATGGACGATGAGGCGGTGGACAAGGTCTACTCCCAGGCGGGCAGCGGCGGCCTGCTCAGCTCCGCCTCCCAGATTGGCGGCGAAAACTGGGGCCGCCTGCAGGTGGTGCTCAGTGACGCCAGCCAGCAAGTCCGGGTGATGAGCGCCCTGCGCCACAGCGCCTCGCGCATCCCGGATCTGGAGTACTCCGCCCAGTCGCCGGAACTGTTCAGTTTCAAGACTCCTCTGGAGCTTGAAATCAGCGGCTATGACCTGGATATGCTGGGCCTGGCCAGCGGTCAGGTGGCGGCCACCCTGGCTCAGTCCGACCGCTTCAAAGATATTCAGAACAGCCTCAAGGAGGGCCAGCCCGAGCTGACCATCCGTTTCGACCACGCCAAGCTGGCGTCTCTGGGGCTGACCGCCCCGGATGTGGCCAACCGGGTCGCCTCGGTGATCGGCGGCAGTGTGGCCTCCCGATACACGGTGCGCGACCGCAAAATCGACATTCTGGTGCGAGCCCTGCCCGCCCAACGGGATCAACATGAGGATCTGGCCAGCCTGATCGTCAACCCGGGCTCAGAGCGTCCCATCGCCCTGGATGCGGTGGCCACCATCAAGGAGGAGATTGGCCCGGCGTCCATCAACCGTATCGCCCAGCAGCGGGTGGCCATCGTCTCCGCCAACCTGGCCTACGGCTCCCTCAAGGAGGGGGTGGACGCCGCCTCTACCCTGCTGGACTCACTGTCGCTGCCCCCGGGCACCAGCATTCAGTTTGGTGGCCAGAATGAGGAGATGGAGCACTCACTGAACTCCCTCTACATCGCCCTGGGTCTGGCGGTGTTCCTGGTCTACCTGGTGATGGCCAGCCAGTTTGAATCCCTGCTGCACCCCCTGCTGATTCTGGCGGCGGTGCCCATGGCCCTGGCCGGCAGTGTCTATGGACTGTGGCTCACCGGCACCCACATCTCGGTGATCGTCTTCATCGGCCTGATCATGCTGGCGGGTATCGTGGTGAACAACGCCATCGTCCTGGTGGATAGGATCAACCAGCTGCGCCAGGAGGGCGTGGAACGTGGCCAGGCCATCATGGAAGCGGCCCACTCCAGGCTCCGCCCCATCCTGATGACCACCCTCACCACCACCCTGGGTCTGGCCCCCATGGCCATCGGCCTGGGCGAAGGCGCCGAGATGCGCGCCCCCATGGCCATTACCGTAATTGCCGGGCTGATGATCTCCACCCTGCTTACCCTGGTGGTGCTGCCGGTGCTCTACAGCCTGTTCGACAACAAGCAATTTGCCATGGAGGGTCAGCATGACCACTAA
- a CDS encoding efflux RND transporter periplasmic adaptor subunit, translating into MKRLSLTALSLVWILSACGQAPAADDTSKEADAAKEEQVVTLPVETQPVVQDTVASYYSSTAILEAPEEAMVVSRVPGVITQVNVEEGDKVTQGQVLASIDSERYRYNLDKAQAELDVIDQELNRLKKIANQQLVSEEAMAKLEFRRLSAIADRDLAALQLKESRAEAPFDGVVAKRLVKRGNMAEQYKELFYIVRQDELHGIIHLPEQELAQVRKGQMAELILSGDERKHQAKVLRISPIVDADTGTFKVTLTVPNGQGNLKAGMFARARLKYDAHEGTLVISKNALLRQDQGHAVFVVEEGKAKRRAVELGYEDEGRVEITQGLALNDQVVVRGQHQLKDDASVEVIAPLQLAQR; encoded by the coding sequence ATGAAACGCCTCTCCCTGACCGCCCTCTCCCTGGTATGGATTCTCTCCGCCTGTGGCCAGGCACCCGCCGCCGATGACACCAGCAAAGAAGCCGATGCCGCCAAAGAGGAGCAGGTGGTCACCCTGCCGGTGGAAACCCAACCCGTGGTCCAGGACACCGTCGCGTCCTACTACAGCTCCACCGCCATCCTGGAAGCTCCGGAAGAGGCGATGGTGGTCAGCCGGGTACCCGGGGTGATCACTCAGGTGAACGTCGAAGAGGGCGACAAGGTCACCCAGGGCCAGGTCCTGGCCAGCATCGATTCCGAGCGCTACCGCTACAACCTGGACAAGGCCCAGGCCGAGCTGGATGTGATTGACCAGGAGCTCAATCGTCTGAAGAAGATCGCCAACCAGCAGCTGGTCAGCGAAGAAGCGATGGCCAAACTGGAGTTCCGCCGCCTCTCCGCCATCGCCGATCGTGACCTGGCCGCCCTGCAACTGAAAGAGAGCCGCGCCGAAGCGCCTTTCGACGGCGTGGTTGCCAAGCGCCTGGTGAAGCGAGGCAACATGGCGGAACAATACAAGGAGCTGTTCTACATCGTTCGTCAGGATGAGCTGCACGGCATCATCCACCTGCCAGAGCAGGAGCTGGCCCAGGTACGTAAAGGCCAGATGGCGGAGCTGATTCTCAGCGGCGATGAGCGCAAGCATCAGGCCAAGGTGCTGCGCATCAGCCCCATCGTCGACGCCGACACCGGCACCTTCAAGGTGACCCTGACCGTGCCCAATGGCCAGGGCAACCTCAAGGCCGGGATGTTTGCCCGGGCCAGACTCAAGTATGACGCCCACGAAGGTACCCTGGTGATCTCCAAAAACGCCCTGCTACGCCAGGACCAGGGACACGCCGTGTTCGTGGTGGAAGAAGGCAAGGCCAAGCGCCGCGCCGTGGAACTGGGCTACGAGGATGAGGGCCGGGTGGAGATCACCCAGGGACTGGCCCTGAACGACCAGGTGGTGGTGCGTGGACAGCATCAGTTGAAGGATGACGCCAGCGTGGAGGTTATCGCCCCACTGCAACTGGCCCAGCGCTAA
- a CDS encoding EamA family transporter: MFHKLEIVIAFSIFGMLPLYLNLMPETQVTHLVALRIILGSAILFGLLLVRGKWRPLLRQVKRDPKAALCCMLAAPLAMAAGLLSIWAYLNQQILAASLGQYLSPFVSVLLAVVLLRERLSPLQKLALIAAAIGLMLQFGNHSFSVLLAVGIGALFALYGFLKKCAQTDTFTSLILEHLAVLPLALGYWGYLHWQGEPSLISDQSSLWLQLGFAPLILFALTLLNHGIQKVNFTTYGLMQFIDPSLQFLLGIWVFNELCPPEQLLGFMLIWGGLAAVIGSGLRKHQGGSAKLTQLS; this comes from the coding sequence TTGTTTCATAAACTGGAAATCGTGATAGCGTTCAGCATCTTCGGGATGCTGCCTCTCTACCTGAACCTGATGCCCGAGACCCAGGTAACCCATTTGGTGGCCCTGAGAATCATCCTGGGCAGCGCCATTCTGTTCGGCCTGCTTCTTGTCAGGGGTAAGTGGCGTCCCCTGCTGCGTCAGGTCAAACGTGACCCCAAAGCCGCCCTGTGCTGCATGCTGGCGGCGCCGCTGGCCATGGCCGCCGGCCTGCTCAGTATCTGGGCCTACCTCAACCAGCAGATCCTCGCCGCCAGCCTGGGACAGTATCTCTCACCCTTTGTGTCCGTACTGCTGGCCGTGGTGCTGCTCAGGGAGCGACTCTCCCCGCTGCAAAAGCTGGCCCTGATTGCGGCGGCCATCGGCCTGATGCTGCAATTTGGCAACCACAGCTTCTCTGTACTCCTGGCAGTAGGGATAGGCGCCCTGTTCGCCCTCTACGGTTTCCTGAAAAAGTGCGCCCAAACCGACACCTTCACCTCCCTAATCCTGGAGCACCTGGCGGTCCTGCCCCTGGCATTGGGGTACTGGGGCTACCTCCACTGGCAGGGAGAGCCCAGCCTGATCAGCGACCAGAGCAGCCTGTGGCTGCAGCTTGGCTTCGCCCCCCTCATCCTCTTTGCCCTGACCCTGCTCAATCACGGCATTCAGAAAGTCAATTTCACCACCTACGGGCTGATGCAGTTTATCGATCCCAGCCTGCAGTTCCTGCTGGGGATCTGGGTGTTCAATGAGCTGTGTCCTCCGGAGCAGTTGCTGGGTTTTATGCTGATATGGGGAGGGCTGGCTGCCGTTATCGGCAGTGGACTTCGCAAACACCAGGGCGGCAGTGCCAAACTCACTCAATTAAGTTAA